aattttcaaaatctGAACCAACTGAGGTGTTTAATTGAAACATAACTCAATTCGAGTATCATAATGAAATGATTGTTATAAATTAAGCCTATGAATGTctttgagataattttttttgtttatttaccAAGCAttagaaaataagtaagaaatcAACTTGTTTCAGAGAGATAAAAGACATATTCCTCATCATGCATACTTTTTGCTTataaaagggataatgcacaagtatctcctcaacctatgtccaAAATTTCATAGATGCACTTATagtatactaaggtcctattaccccctgaacttattttattaataattttctatcccttttcggcctatgtgacactatcttgtgggctcaACGCCGGttacaagatagtgccacgtaggccgaaaagggatagaaaattacttataaaataagttcagggggataataggaccttagtatagtataagtgtgtctctgagatttcggacataggttgagagggtacttgtgcattttcccctTGTAAAATACATGTTTGCCACAAGAATTTTAACCAAAGTAAATTTCATGAATGAATAATGCAAGTAATATTTTGCTTTTCTGAAGAATTAAGCTAGAACACTTAAAATCTATGACTGTATACAAGAAAAATctacaaataaaacaaaatttttattagtgaattttcttcttaaaatcatcatttacaAAAAAACTAAGGATGTATTGTTTGGCAATATATCCTCAAGAAGCAGTTCTCCATTGTAACTCAATTTGAAGTCTACCATTTTTTGAGTCAATGAGATGATATCTCTCATTAATTCTCTTGTTATTAATAACATCAGCAAGGTATACATCCACATAACCCAAAGTTtcctaaaaaacaaaaaaagatagATAAACATATGTTAtaacatgtaaataaaataaatagtttaacTTTTTTGCACTGACAGTATAAAAATTAGCCGACTTGTTGCACTAAGTCAGAGGCGGCCGAACTTTTAGTTTATAGGTTTTGTATCacaattcttttttcttattgggttttgaataaattatttagacatgttcaataaaagaaatttaacaCATACAatatttaagtcaaaattaTTGAGTTCTGTCAAATTCATAGCACGATGAAGCCACTAGCTTTTGCTAAGACCCTATATTTCTGTTATGAAATCTATTAGATATGTATAAATGTTTAATTGCGAACACATTAACTAAAACAACTATGAATTCGATAGCAAATTCAAAactcataaatttcaaattctggTTTCGTCTTTAATAGTGTTAGTTACGATTGCTATAAATTTGATGCATATGTTGCTTGGACTTTTCAAACATGTCACCGCACTGGATCGAATCCTTTAAAATGCACTACTTTTAGAAGATCCAACATACACCGATAACATATTTGAAGAGTTCGAGTAACATAGTTGAGAGTTAAATGTACCTTGGGATGTCTTAGACCCATTCTTTTAGAAGTACTAACAACTTCTACATGAATCCTATCATTTACTGGTGGCTCCTCAAGCACAAACTGAAACTCTTCTTCCCACCTTGGAtctctatttttctttactACCTGTGGAAGGTTTAGgggaaaataaaaatggattaaggattaatcaaagaaaaaatcacataaaaccaAGAATTATAAAAGACATTATTCACTTTACAACATGAATAGTTAATTGAGAGACACAAAGTTGGTTAATTACAATGCAATTAAGTGCTTATAAAAAACATCAAAGTTAGTAGAGCATTGGACACCCGTGTATATAACAGGAGCTTAGTGCATCTGactgtccttttttttttaaaaaaaaaatttaggttaCTTATAACTATGTTTCCTATTGTGCAACAACGACATATTCAGTATAGTCCCACAAGTGGAGTCTGGGATGGGAGGGTTGTGTACGTAGACCTTACCTCTACACCTTGGTAGGTAGAGAGActgtttccgatagaccctcGACTCAAGGAATGTTTCCTATGATACATGGTAAAAAGTACCTTagttcttttctcttctcctctGAAGAGCATACGAACGGATGGATTCGTGTGGTGCTTCCCTTCGAGATCTTGACCTTCATGTACAATAACTACAAGCATTCCTCCCCCATCAGGTGTTCCATCAGGAGCCTTCTCTACCGTGTTTGATTCATCAGCGCCATTTGCAAGCTCCTCGTCGTTGAAAGCCTTGTACATCACTTCAAGAACAAGCTGTCCTCTTGCCTTTTCGTTTTGAACATCGTCTGGTTTTAAGTTTTTTAGAAGTTCTAGTGTCAATTCTTTTGGTTCATCTGGAATAAGATCTTTCAATGGGACAATGTTCACTCCCATTTTTTCATGTGATCCCACCtgatacaaaaacaaaacacaCAAATTTCTCCGTGTTAAAGATATGATCAACGATACAGGATAACTTTGATCGATCAGGAACGATATGTGTACCTGCTCCCAGTCGTAAACAGAGAACTTTAAAACTTGAGTTTCTGGATCCTTAACCACGAAACTAAACTCCTCGTTCCATTCGGGGTTCAAGTTTTTGTGTTTTACTGTTGTTTTCTTTGTCGAAGGTTTTTCATTGACAATTTTTAGTTTAACATAAGGGTCTGAGAGCCCCAAAAGATCTGTCTTTTTAAGCTTCATTGCCTTCACAACCGTCACGTTAAGAATTCCAACTGGCCTCTTCATTGCTCTGTACTCGAGAGAACGAGATATAGTTTAGTTATTAAGAAATGACACAGAATTGATCGAACTTCCAAACAAGTTTATCGTAAATGAACTTACTTTGTAGGATCTAATATTTGGACTTCAAGTGTTTTTGGCCATAGATACATACTCGCAACCTGATCTTTGATAATTTCctgaaaattttagaaaagttaAAGTGATTGAGGGTAAACCCCGCTCCTGTGCAATAGCTCTCTAATCACGCAGGAGAGATAAACTGCATTTGGTAAGCCCTGTGTGACGAGCTCGACCTGGAAGGCCAACCCCATGTTGTTGCGGATTAGGGGGTttttgaacttgagacctcgATTATGGAAGATATAGAAGAATAAGGGAACATACTTGAACAAATCTGTATAGGCCGGGAATGGACATTGCATCTGCTCCGAGAAGTTTTAGTCCAAAATCAACATGAGGCTGCAAGTAGATTAGACCAGAGACGGATTCAAGATTTGAACTTGATAGGTTCAACTTCGTGCAAAAAGTTTCGAGGAACGAGAGTTGACTAGCCCTTTTAGTGATATTGAGCAAGTTTTGGTGAATGAACACTCACCTTCTCCATAAGAGAAATATATATCTTCGCGAAACATGGAAAGGTCGGAACCAGTGGCTTCAAGGTGATTCGAGGTGAAGCAAATATTTGCAAGTCAATCATCTGAAGACAATCTCGAATGTCAGCAGTGAAATGACAGGAAGTTTACTTCTAGAAAATCGGAGACTTTAACATCTCACCTTCTCTGTTGCTTCGCGTATTAGTTATGTTGTGAATAATTACCTGAACAGTGGCTTTCAACCCAAACGCCTTCACTGCAAGAGTGATATTCGGATTAGCTGCCCACTTAATGACTGGTTCCATTATCAGCTCTTTCTCCTCGGTGATGTACACCTTCATTCCTGGCATAGTTCAACAGGTTATTCATACGAAACATGTTATCTTTATGCACGGAAGAATAAGAAGTGTATAAAGTAAGACTCTCGATGATTGACACTAAATATTAGTCTCAGATAGTCACATTCTTGATTTGATTCTAAGTTACATTGCtcggatcctccaaaaaaaGGTATGCAACAGAGTCGTAATACAAAGGGGCTGCAATATCTTTGAAGGATCCGAGCAATATAGAATCTAAAAGACCTTTTGGCTGTACGTacaaattaagttaaaaatcaagaaaacgaACCTGGAAATGTAGGTGGCAGGGTGCCTAAGgtaaatgacagaaaatctacagaCTCAATTTTGTACTGCGGAATCTGCTCAGCTATGATGGGATCTACGATACCTTTTGCTGTTTTACAAATAGCCTGAAAAATCTCGAGTATCAGTAGTTGAAAACGCGTAAATTGAATATCcaagttaattaaatattacctTGTCTAAATAAGGCCACATAAGTTCAATCATCTTATTAAACCAATCAAGCTGCACACAAATGCAGTTAGAACAAAAAGGTTGTTATGTAACAGTAAAGATCTTCATCTGAAGTTTTTTCGCGTAAGTAGATATGATATGACAACATACGCGTTCATAATCTGGATTTTTAACCCAAAGTGGTATCTCGGGGAGTAATCGTTGCAGACTTTCAGTATCTTGCTCTGCCAAGGGTCGAATATCAGGATGCTGAAACAGAGTAAAAGAACCAAATAAGATGATTTTTCGTCTAAAACATAGGAGATTCAATatttacatatacataataacaacaattataGTCTGCACAGTGCAATTTTTCGACACTATACAtccatacacacatatatatataaaaggacCAAATAAGATGATTTTTCGTCTAAAACATAGGAGATTCAATATTTTACATGTAcataataacaacaattataGTCTGCACAGTGCAATTTTTCGACACTATACAtccatacacacatatatatatatacagagcGCGAAATTTtaaggagaaagaagaaaatgaccTTAACATCAGTTGGTAAAACgtaaatgaatatgaaataacCGATCACAAGTCCAATAACGATCCCCATTCCAAATCCGAAAAATCCCAATATACTGCTTATGAAACCCATCCTAACAAATTTTCTGCAACAAAAACGAATGAATGAAAGCAAAAGTCACGAGTTCGATCCATATAAACAACCTCTTTCAGAAATGCAGAGTATAGACCCTTATAGTCTGACATTTAGCAAATTACGAGAATGAAATTAAAATCTCACCAATAAAGATCAGAGAAACTGAGGTTGCAAATTtctaaacatgaaaaatattacTAACATTATTAGATTCAAAGCaataaattagaagaaaaaaaataatattattaattaataggtGCAAAAAATGGACCCCTTGAAAAGTCAGTGTAGATCACAGATGTAACGGTTTTTAGGAGGGAAAGAGAATTTATTGGTATTCCAAACATGTCGGTAAcgctttaatttttaatttaattaaattcctTTTGgactgaaaaaaaataaaataaattccaTTTGAatagatttatgtttttttgtcaATAAATGGTGTTGCTATATTTGTCTTAAAAACAATGAATTATTGTGGGATTATGAGTACATGCATATaactactttttttaaaaatagataaaattattaaCTGTGGTATCCATTCAACTTGCACATAACAGAACTTCaataaaaggagaagaaattatTTAGTATATTATATATCATGGTTTAGAACCAGTTCATCAATTACTAGATGCATCtactttttaaaatgtaaatttagataattgatttattttaaacaaaaaaaaacatgtatataaatGTATCGATTTGCCATATTTTTCTTAACCAAGTCGTAATTAATCTATTGATAATAGTAAATTGCAAATAAATTGAGATGAAATGAGTGTGAGAAAACTCTCACTGATACCACTTGACTATAAGACGACAAAACGAATATTTTGCTTCGTTGCTGTGATCGTTCTTCATTCGgcattttatgttaaaaaataaatcattggCAATTCCAATGAACGTTGAAATAGTAGTCATGTTTTATCGTAATCGATTTAATTTCTTGAATATTCTTAATGGAGAGACAGGCTGGGAATAAATGGCtcaaaatgatatataatatatagacTAAAAGCTTATTTGACAATGTTAAATATTCTTACAaagaaaaccaaaaagaaaagcGTAATATATGACTAACTCCTTAAATTTGTCAgagatattttatttagaacACTCAAACTAAGtaatatttcatgaaaatgacaTATTATATGTAATTAACTTAACAAACCACTAGAATAATGAAAACACACGCGCAAAAAAAAAGTCTCTCTAGAACAATTTATTAGGTATCGAGGTGTTCAATTGGAACAGGACCTATGTGTAAAAAGTTTGGTGTGATCCACTATAATTTGTGAATAATTTGTTCTAGAGTTGCAACACAATTTGCAAAACTTATTTAAATGACATCAAAACTTAAATAGTGATaccattatattaaaaaaaaaaaaattgcccTAGGGCCTAGTCTCCACTACCAAACAACCAAAATGAATATCCACTTGAAGATGGAAACAACAGAGAACACTGTGCTTGAACATGATACACCAACATGGTAGGCCTTGTTTGAGTCCCTGAGGTGATTGATTACATAAGACATATATGTGATGATATTTGTGGGGAAAAGTTATGGTCAGCTTACTCAGTCCCATAGCCATATCGAACACTTCAATTTCAGCtcgaaaatatcttttaatggCCAAGGAACGGGGGAAGAGAAACGAAGATGTTTCATCCATTTCGAAAATTAGTAAAtacacatttctttttatatacacTCCACAACCAACTGGCAATTCAACAATAAGAATTCAAGTGAAATAGGACCAGAAATCACGATTCTCCCTGCTTTAGGGTAAAGAATAGCTTAAAAAAGGAGAATTTTACATCGAATCACCTTGTAATAAGACTGTAGGAAATTGTTGTATTTATTGTTGATGGAATAATTGATGGGTAGCGGGCACTGCAGAAGACTCATTTGGTAGTTTCAGATCCAGTAAATCCTTCGCTTTCAGGGCTTAGACACAATGTATTCAGCATATCGAATTTGAAAGACACCACAAGAATTATAAAAGTATCACACCTTAATTGGACCGTATTTCTCACCCATTAGTCCTCCTTTTTGTTTCTGAAATTGAACGTAACGCAATGTGCTGGAGAAGAAAGCGTCTGAAGCTTTATCTGGGGTTGTGGTGTCACTCTGCATCTCAGTTTTAATCAACTCTATAAGACTCTGAATTGCAGAAGATGTTATTTGAGGGTTCCCCTTCTCAAAAAAGTAAAGGTACCTGAGCCCAGAAACGGATTCAATATAACGCCAGAAATCTTGAACccaaattttacttaaaaacaTTGATGCTTTGAATACTAACTTGTTAAGTATTTCAACAAAAAGCGTGACAGGTCCACTGCTACCCCTTGTAACATTTGCTTGTTGTTGTGCTGCATTAGCAATCCGCAACGAACGCTTCAGGCAAAGCAAGACCCTATCATAACCCAAAGACAGCAAATCATATATTTCAGGGCAAGAGAAATACATCAAAAACAAAATGCAAGATTTCAACTCTGAATGATAAAAGCTACGGGGAAGAAAAGTTCAAGCCTTCTTAGAATATGCATCAAttgaaaatgagaaatttgAGGAATACTCTTGCCAACCTTTCTCCATCTTTAATACCATCTTGATcgtcaacccaaaatagatgTGAACAAGCATAAACTGCTCTACATTGATCAGGTTTCTTTAGGAGTTTTGCTGAATACTATAACATTAATCAAGGTATTCCCATTGTTAGAAAGCAAATAAAAAGATAGACAGATCAGAAGAGATCAGAGGTAGAAATTACCCCTGTGGCTTTATGAGTTAAGGTATCCCTGTTCTCAACACCAAACACAGTCATCTTTTGAAGAGTTCCGATAATCAAGTGTATTGCAGTCACTTGCGCTTTAGAATCCTAATACCAAATGCAAGAAGTTTAAGTAGAATGAGCAGATGAAAAGGTAAATGGAAGAAGAATATTCAAACACATTGTTTATAGGTGAGCAATTACCGCAACTTCTTCTTCATATAGTACAAAAGCTTGTGTAAAAAATTCAT
This portion of the Solanum pennellii chromosome 12, SPENNV200 genome encodes:
- the LOC107006660 gene encoding synaptotagmin-2-like isoform X1, which translates into the protein MGFISSILGFFGFGMGIVIGLVIGYFIFIYVLPTDVKHPDIRPLAEQDTESLQRLLPEIPLWVKNPDYERLDWFNKMIELMWPYLDKAICKTAKGIVDPIIAEQIPQYKIESVDFLSFTLGTLPPTFPGMKVYITEEKELIMEPVIKWAANPNITLAVKAFGLKATVQMIDLQIFASPRITLKPLVPTFPCFAKIYISLMEKPHVDFGLKLLGADAMSIPGLYRFVQEIIKDQVASMYLWPKTLEVQILDPTKAMKRPVGILNVTVVKAMKLKKTDLLGLSDPYVKLKIVNEKPSTKKTTVKHKNLNPEWNEEFSFVVKDPETQVLKFSVYDWEQVHISFLIDQSYPVSLIISLTRRNLCVLFLYQVGSHEKMGVNIVPLKDLIPDEPKELTLELLKNLKPDDVQNEKARGQLVLEVMYKAFNDEELANGADESNTVEKAPDGTPDGGGMLVVIVHEGQDLEGKHHTNPSVRMLFRGEEKRTKVVKKNRDPRWEEEFQFVLEEPPVNDRIHVEVVSTSKRMGLRHPKETLGYVDVYLADVINNKRINERYHLIDSKNGRLQIELQWRTAS
- the LOC107006660 gene encoding synaptotagmin-1-like isoform X2, which gives rise to MGFISSILGFFGFGMGIVIGLVIGYFIFIYVLPTDVKHPDIRPLAEQDTESLQRLLPEIPLWVKNPDYERLDWFNKMIELMWPYLDKAICKTAKGIVDPIIAEQIPQYKIESVDFLSFTLGTLPPTFPGMKVYITEEKELIMEPVIKWAANPNITLAVKAFGLKATVQMIDLQIFASPRITLKPLVPTFPCFAKIYISLMEKPHVDFGLKLLGADAMSIPGLYRFVQEIIKDQVASMYLWPKTLEVQILDPTKAMKRPVGILNVTVVKAMKLKKTDLLGLSDPYVKLKIVNEKPSTKKTTVKHKNLNPEWNEEFSFVVKDPETQVLKFSVYDWEQVGSHEKMGVNIVPLKDLIPDEPKELTLELLKNLKPDDVQNEKARGQLVLEVMYKAFNDEELANGADESNTVEKAPDGTPDGGGMLVVIVHEGQDLEGKHHTNPSVRMLFRGEEKRTKVVKKNRDPRWEEEFQFVLEEPPVNDRIHVEVVSTSKRMGLRHPKETLGYVDVYLADVINNKRINERYHLIDSKNGRLQIELQWRTAS